The genomic DNA AAAATTATTTACACGACATTGTTCACAGGGAAACcccaaaaacagaaaaaaggaAATCCAATATTAATTGTAACTAGACCGACATCACCACTCAAAGCAAAAGTAATTTGCAGTTCATATGTTGTCCTCGACCTGAGAGCTAGCTGCCTCCATCATACCATTCCTTATCTGCTCGGTGATATCCCTAACATGGCCAGGGCCATGAGGGATGAAGATTGTAGTGTTCTTGGAGGCGCTCCCAAGATCCTTCATCGTGTCAAAGTATTGGGTCACCATTATTAGGTCCATGACCTCCTTGGCTGAGGTCCCCTCAACCTTGTGGGAGAAGTTCAGTATGTTCTCTCTTAGCCCATCAGTGATGGCCTGCCTCTGCTTGGCAACTCCTACTCCGCCCAGATATTTGGCTTCAGCCTCAGCCTCGGCTTTCTTGACAAGGAGTACCTTCTCAGCTTCTCCTTTGTATACACTAGCAAGCTGAAGTCTCTGAGCTGCAATCCCAGACATGTACAAGCTTTTCACTATGACGAAATGCGTGACAGGATGCATAAATTCCACAAATAGGCTTAACGTTAGATAAAAGCGAAAACTGGTGGTCCGTTGACGTTACCTGCATTAATCTCATTCATTGCTTTCCTTACCGAAGCATCGGGAACGACATCAACCATCAGTATGTGCTCTATGTTGTAACCATATGCACTCATCACCTATCGTTCAGCACATTACACAACACAGATAAACGTAAGGTGGAACTTCCCCATTTCACATATCCATGCACTGCATGCAAACATGCCGTAGAAACCATCTAAATCAAATGATATGAACAGATAATAACAAAGAATCAGAAGGCTCTACCTTGGAATACAGATCAACAATTGTATTACCCTTTGGGTACGCACACAGAATGAGGAGAAAAGATAGACCACAGTAAATAGCTAGCACAAGCAAATGAGAAATATGCTATTGATAACTACATGAACAATTGGTCAGAGAAACAAACAGGATCGACCAATTTACCTTCTCAAGCTCCTCCAGGACAGCTCTCGCAACTTCACCCTTCTGTTCAAAGAGCTCGTCCAAGTTCATCCTTGGAACCAGAGCGCGAACCACTACAGACAATAGTATAGGCAAGCTATTAGGAATGAGATAACGCATTAACTTTATCCCTGATAAGATCACACCTCTAAACATTACCATCAAAGACATACGCCTGGATCTGCTCTTGGGGGTTTTGTAATTCATAAAATGCATCATCAGCATTCGTCTTGACAACCCTATACTGTATTGAGCAAATAAGTTGCACAAAGACATTATCCTGCAAAATCACAGCCACGATCACAACCTCTATGGACAGAGCTGAAAGAAATACCACGAAATCGAAGTAGAATAGAAGTAAGGGGCAACCACTTCTGAGTTGGAATAGAGCCGCAACCAAACAAGAAGCTACTATATACGTCTAAAGTATTAGCTATCATGATAGTATCAGGGGCAGctgatataaaaaatttgttttttttttcattcctCCAATCAAATTTGATCACTCTTGTGATTCTGATTTGTCAATGATAGCATAACttcaataaaatttatcaaaagaagaaattgtACAACATTTTGAAAGGAATCAAGACATAGAAGCTGCTTCTTAGATGGTTGATCGCATATGATTCAGcagaataaataaatctatCTTGCGTCTCGTTCTTTGACGATCGATGAAGGTAAGCAATCGGTTAGCAATTTTACAAGTAAGAGGATTATGCGACGGTACCTTGGTCTTCGTCTCGACCCGGACATCAAGGGACCGGATCCTGGTGGAAAGAACGCCTGCGAGGCATTCTCCGGCGAAAGGATTGAAGAAGTGGAGCCCCGGCTCCGCCAGCTTTTCGAAGCGACCCCACCGCTCAACGACGCCGATGCTAGCTTGGTCTACGCAAGCACAGACACCGAACCACGAGTTCCCCATCTCTCTCTCGGAGGTAAAAGTCTCGGTCTTTAATTTCTGTGACTGTATTtggggaaaagaagaagatgcagACGGAAGCGCGGGATGGCTGAGAGGGGTTAATAACGCGTTTGGTTTGGCTCTAGCATTTTAAAATGAAACGACAGTGTtgtgaatttattataatggaattatattataatggAGTGGTATAAATCAGTGTTATCAAAATCGGACCgaatgatgaaccggaagggtacgggttcatgggtttatgggttcaaccgggggttcgatgggtcggaccgcacgtttatttaaaataaaataaatattcatattattaaaaaaattatgataattaagataaaagcatgatgattttaaagaaatataacaatagtataagaaagtatctatatttaatattttttacttcaaaataaatattttattttaataagtacttaaaagtagagttaaaagaacaaaaaaatggtGGTGGCTTAgttggtagtatgctagtATGAGAAGCAAGAGATTATGAATTCAAATCCTTACATgaccaaccaatttttacattaaataggaaacccatagaaccagccGGTTCAATGGAATTTTACTTAAAACCGGTCTGTTCAATGGATCCGACAATTCAAAACTGCAATTTCGATTTTCAAGCGAATTGGACCGGACatggtgccggttcccggtccgaccggtcgagCCGACcgatccggtccggttctgataacaatggtaTAAATGTTTATATATGTGGTTAATCTGTTTGACTTTtaatgagttattttatttagttgtgaatataattaagttaagttataattttaaaattatacttacaaaccaaacgaGCGGTTAAAAGGATTGCCAGTAcaaataatagtataaaataaatatataaataatgtgTTTTGGCCGATAGCTCGAAAGCTAATATaacttaaaattatataaaaattttaattattattatttattttattttatttttcccgaTGACCTAATGGCCAAAGTCAAAATCAAACTATACGATATAAAGGCTTGGGGTTGAAAAATGTCTCCTAACATAAGATGAGAAAGACCCTGCAGACAAACGTCCAGAAAATGAATATCTAAAGGGTATTTTGAAGATCATCTGACAAGCCAGCATAAGAACTGACTTTCCGTTAAAACATGCTCCACTTCTACATTCTAATATAGATCAAGACAAGCTCGAAATTCTAAGGGTGACCACACTAGGTGTCGAATTAGTGATCTCTAGATTAATACGGTTAGAGCGCACGTCACTACGCTATACTCTCTTTTGATATGAGCATCAACTTTACATATGCTAGTTTCCATCATACCGAGCCTTATCTATGTATTGATATCCCTAACTAGGCCAGGGCAATGAGAAATGAGAAATCGactttagattttttttttcgcaccttttttttttccctcacaATTTCCCGTTTCCAGTCCAATGGACTTCCAAAGTCACCGCTCAAGGCCAAAACCCTAATGTCCAATCCCTCACTAATGGAGGGGTGCGGTGGGATGGGATGGGGTGGGATTGGGAGGGGAGGGATATAAAATCTCTTATTTAGTTTACATAAGTAAGTGATGGGAAATGACAAGTTATCCCTCCAAATCCCTTCTCTCGTTAAAATAAGTTAAATATTATGAAAGATTAGGAGAAGTTATAGTTGTTTTTCTCCTAATTCCTTCTAATTTAACCATTTTAatggaattgaaaaataagaagTTTGAAGGGATTCGGAAAGGTTTGGTGGGATTCACAACTCCTCATGTACCTCCCCCTCCCATAAAAACtaagggcatgtttggttcacCGGATTAGGTAGGGCACGGATTAACTATTCCGTACGGAATAGATTTTCGGTCGTTTGGTTCAACGGAATGCGGAATAGCTATTCCGACTCGGGATCCATATCCGGTTTACATGCGGAATACGGGTGCCGCCCATCACGGTCCGGATTAGCTTATCCGGATGCGGAAATGGAGGCGAATGGACAAAAATACCCTCGTCTTCTTTCGATAATTACAATGCCTGCCATCCCATAAAAGCCTCACTTCTCACCTATCGTTCATTTCCTCTCGGAAGAAAATTGTAAACCCTAGCAAAGCTCCAGCCGTGCTCCCGATTCGAACCTCCCCTGAGAGCTCTTCAACACCTTCGTGCCATAGCccaggtctctctctctctctctgtgtctctATAATCTCTGTATGTTTGCTTTTGGGTATGCTTCTTCATCCTAAATCTCTAGTTCTGTTTTGATGGAAAACTTAGTTTTGTCAAGAGTTGTGCTCTGCGTGGTAGCTAAGATGTCTGCGACATGTCTTTATATGGCTTTAGATTATCATTGCCCAACTGTTTTAATAGATTGTTGTTAGATTTTTAAGATCTACTGATGGACGATGCTCAATTCTGATCAgtatatttataaaaagaaattttgctCAATAGTTCTTGACGGCAATCTCAGTATGCATGATCTGTGACCTTGTGCTTGCTTGTCCTGATAATCGATACTTCAGTTCAGggacaagatttaatttttgctGGAATTGTTCGTTGAGATGTTTCTTCAGTGTTTCAAGTTAGGAAAATTTTTTTGCCCTGCATGTCTAACCAATGAAATAAGTTTTTGCAATTAACACACCAAAGGGGGGGCGGTTGAAGCTGATGAGCAAGACCTGCATTAAAAATGACAGTAAACGGCAAAAAGATTACATGTCTACAGGGTACTTGCATTAGAGATTTAGGATGAATAACTGTGTTGTATAGGTTGggccaaagaaaaaaaaatttgtgttGTATAGGACGAGATCATAAATTTACTAAAAGTTAGAGCGACTTGTGATCTTTGTGGCTTTTTTCATTTGAATTGTTTGGACATGTGGTCAGCCATATGGATTGTGGAATGTTCCTAATATTCAATCTTGATGTTGATATTCAGAATAACTGTAGATTATTCATGAAATTTGGCTTCATAGCAACCTTTATAATCAGTACAAGAATGTCATTGCATTCTCTAATTTGCCGCCTTCCCTATTCTCTGGGAAGAATTGTATCAAGGATGAGTCGGTCTCATTGAAGGTTCTTGTACTGTCACATGCAGAGGTCTTTCAAGGAACTTTGATATTGAAAActcagagaaaaaaaaggttccATACTCAGGAGTCAGGTCAGGGTTCATTTCCTTTTCGCTTTCTCAATTTCGGGTTTATATTCGATTCAAGATTCTATAACTTCAAAGAGTATCaagcatatatttatattatatcatagaTGCTCCACatttttcctccttttccATGGTAATCTTGTCTTTGGACATCAGTGTGAGTCAAGCCCAGGTTTGGATTGAAACGGATATACAGATACTGATGCAAGTCCTTTTTTCCTTGTAAAGATAAACATTTGGCCAGGGAGGTTTATGGTTTGGCTCCATTGTTGACTGGTAAATTTTGATCTGACATAGGTGGTGAGGATTCTGTTCCGAACAGGCTCCGTCCTCTAGTTGACGTGCGAGATGTTGCTGAGGCTGTAATAATGGCGTATGAAAAACCCGAGGCTGAAGGTAGATACATATGTGTAGCGCATGCTATCAAGACCCGAGATTTGGCGGAAAAGCTTCGTAGACTATATCCTGACTTCACTTACCCGAAGAAGTAAGCTCTttcatctatttatttatttttttcctttgcttGATAATACAAACTAATTTATCTAGCCTACAGGTGTTCTATGTTGATGTCCTTGGTAGTGAATTCGCAATTTTTTGGCTAAGAATTCTGTGTTCTGAGAGCCTGGTTTTTGGTCTTTCCACAGTTACAGTGAGACTCAACATGACAACAAGCTGAACTCCGAGAAGCTGCAGAAGCTGGGATGGACTTATCGGCCACTGGAAGAAACTCTCATAGACTCCATTGAAAGCTACCGAGAGGCTGGGCTGCTTAAGTAGTTATGGCTTGTGATGAAACTCGGAAAATTCGTTTGCTGTTATTGTTGATACTTTGGACTGTACAGGAAAGCTGTTGTCCTTCATTTCCATTGATAATGAAATTGTTCCCAGATGTACTTATATTTGGCAATTTGACTACAATTTCTGTTTCTTTGTCATGGGTTCTTTGTCATTTGTGTTTCCAGAAGTGAATTGAATAATAGTCGGGGCGAATCGATTAGGCTCCAGAACAAATGAAAACATCCCGAGCAAAATTAGGATATTTGTTTATTCAGCATGCCCAACTACCTTCTGAACGAGCTATAGGCAAATCCAGTGTTTGCTGAAGTTCGATTCCTCTTTTCTATTCATGGTTCTTCGTAACCTATGTTTCAAGAGCTGGACGTTAAACAGCCTAGATGAATAATCATAAAGATCATTGTGTTTggtaatgaaattaagttggatttaatttgatttagtgtTGATTTGAGGACATGAAGACAAAAGTAGTTaggaaaaatatgtgagagaatttgaagaagaaaattaaaaaaaaaataatgattgtgtcgttaaaattgagaaaaaaaatgttaaataattaagagaatttaatattaaaaaatttattatcataataaataagaaaaagtctgagaaagaatttaaagaaaaatttttaaaaaagtaacgattttattattgaattgagagaaaaataaagtaaaattaagttaagttaaatttgTCACATTGCGTTTGGTAATGAAGTTAagtttgaaaaaattttagtattaaaaattttctgtaataatagataagaaaaaatatgagagagaatatgaagaaaaagatagaaaaataataattatattattgaattgcctgaaaaagtaaaataattaattattataaaaatagataattatgcttattacattattaaaataattaattttattaataaacacaatttttagtaatttaatttaatttttaaatttttagaattacctttctttatattttttaaaattttattttttattaattataaaaattgtcattaaagttatctatttatcttataaaactcattatatttatatgaaggGCATTTCTGTCTTTTTATTCTATTCCTGTTCTTTCTATTCCTTATTCAACCCAACCAAACATCAGAATTATAATGTTATTCCTTGTTTATTCCCTCCAACcaaacacaaaatttcatcagaatttCCATTCTATTCCCTGTCTATTCTAATCCTAGTCTATTCTATTCTCTGTCTATTCTAATCCTGCGAACCAAACGTGCCCTAATACCCCAAACATGGGGATTTGGTCTCCCTCACTTCCCCACCCCTCCCAATCCCTAAAGCCAAACAAGCCATTCCGACAATAGTCCTCTGCCTGGCCCATCGTTTCTACAGAGATGGCTGTAGGGCTTCGACCGTTCACGCAGAGAACCGGCGACGGCGCCGGAGAACCAGTCCTCAACACTGACAGCGGTGAGGAGCTCATGCACGTCCAGCCGGGCGTCTCCATCGTCCTCGCCAATCGCCCTCCCGAGTCCCCCGGAACTCTCTACATCTCCACGCAgtacatctctctctctctctctctctctctctccctctctctctctctctctctcgagtAGTGATTACTCAATCGAGGCATTGATTGGACTTTGATCTGAACGCTTGTGACTTGCAGGCAAGTGATTTGGTTGAACGATATTGACCGTAACAGAGGTTATGCTGTCGATTTTCTGTCATTGTCCCTTCATGCAGTTTCTAGGGATCCTGAAGCCTATCCTTCCCCCTGCATATATACTCAGGTGCATATGCGTCATCTCTAGATTCCCTTTTGTTCTCTTTTGTCCACTGCTGAACGTTTGTTGCAGTTCCTCTGCCACTGCTGTGCTAACTTATTGCTGGGTTTGCCTTTGACTCGGTCTTCATAATGTCGCTGAAGATTAATGTTTAAGCTTATCGTATTTTAGTTGCAGATATGGTAGTCGCAATTGTTTTGTTATGACtgtatttgattgtttaggAGCATGGAATTGGTAGGGGAGATTTTGG from Punica granatum isolate Tunisia-2019 chromosome 2, ASM765513v2, whole genome shotgun sequence includes the following:
- the LOC116196713 gene encoding hypersensitive-induced response protein 4; this translates as MGNSWFGVCACVDQASIGVVERWGRFEKLAEPGLHFFNPFAGECLAGVLSTRIRSLDVRVETKTKDNVFVQLICSIQYRVVKTNADDAFYELQNPQEQIQAYVFDVVRALVPRMNLDELFEQKGEVARAVLEELEKVMSAYGYNIEHILMVDVVPDASVRKAMNEINAAQRLQLASVYKGEAEKVLLVKKAEAEAEAKYLGGVGVAKQRQAITDGLRENILNFSHKVEGTSAKEVMDLIMVTQYFDTMKDLGSASKNTTIFIPHGPGHVRDITEQIRNGMMEAASSQVEDNI
- the LOC116194058 gene encoding cinnamoyl-CoA reductase 1-like, yielding MCNLYNQYKNVIAFSNLPPSLFSGKNCIKDESVSLKVLVLSHAEVFQGTLILKTQRKKRFHTQESGGEDSVPNRLRPLVDVRDVAEAVIMAYEKPEAEGRYICVAHAIKTRDLAEKLRRLYPDFTYPKNYSETQHDNKLNSEKLQKLGWTYRPLEETLIDSIESYREAGLLK